A portion of the Sphaerochaeta pleomorpha str. Grapes genome contains these proteins:
- a CDS encoding LacI family DNA-binding transcriptional regulator — MTIREIAHIANVSPATISLVLNNKPGVSETKRQEILQLLNELNYSTTQRKKHPKQVRKDLLFLKFIKTGFLVEENAGFISRIMDSIECECSYYNYSLRIQVESKNLEAAIRNIDYASVDGIFVIGTELDTCDYPILEKIQVPYVVIDNSMPNFPCNSITMANEEMVNIAVQHLSTLNPPEIGYIHSLFQAQNFEERARGFRSAVQRFGLQFNAAGMFLLEPTLSGSYSGMKKYLENGAPIPKFLFADNDTLAIGCMKALQEFGYKIPEDIKIVGFDDIYLSATCTPPLTTVHVQRTMIGRYAVLLLNDEITTHNPGNIKIRISSSDLVIRKSTC, encoded by the coding sequence TTGACAATCAGAGAAATCGCACATATTGCCAATGTATCGCCAGCTACTATCTCTCTCGTGTTGAACAATAAACCCGGTGTCAGTGAAACTAAGCGACAAGAAATATTACAGTTACTAAACGAACTAAACTATTCAACTACCCAACGGAAGAAGCATCCCAAACAAGTGCGCAAGGATCTTCTGTTCCTTAAGTTTATTAAGACAGGGTTCCTTGTTGAGGAAAACGCAGGCTTTATATCCAGGATTATGGATTCCATTGAGTGCGAGTGCAGTTATTATAACTATTCATTACGCATCCAGGTAGAGAGCAAGAACCTTGAGGCGGCAATCAGGAATATAGATTATGCATCTGTCGATGGCATCTTTGTCATTGGGACTGAACTCGACACCTGTGACTATCCTATCCTTGAAAAAATCCAAGTACCCTATGTAGTAATCGATAATTCGATGCCGAATTTCCCCTGTAATTCCATCACTATGGCCAATGAAGAGATGGTAAACATCGCAGTGCAACATCTCTCGACACTGAATCCCCCGGAAATCGGATATATCCATAGCTTGTTCCAGGCGCAGAACTTTGAGGAAAGGGCAAGGGGGTTCAGATCAGCTGTGCAGCGTTTTGGCCTTCAATTCAATGCCGCGGGAATGTTTTTGCTTGAACCTACGCTCAGTGGTTCCTATTCCGGTATGAAAAAATATCTGGAAAATGGGGCGCCTATCCCAAAATTTTTGTTTGCTGACAACGATACCCTTGCTATCGGGTGTATGAAAGCTTTGCAGGAGTTTGGATACAAAATACCGGAGGATATCAAAATAGTCGGGTTTGATGACATCTATTTGAGCGCCACCTGTACGCCTCCCCTGACGACTGTGCATGTGCAGCGCACCATGATAGGCCGCTATGCGGTTTTGCTGCTTAATGATGAGATCACGACACACAACCCCGGTAATATCAAGATTCGCATTAGCAGCAGCGATCTGGTAATCCGCAAAAGTACCTGTTAG
- a CDS encoding autoinducer 2 ABC transporter substrate-binding protein codes for MKKKMLLALALLMVVATATFAAGSKETGSTEKSYRIAVVPKLTSIAWFQRMEVGVKEYAKATGVDAFYTGPSEGDGALQAQAIEDLISQGVDAICVVPFSTEALEPVLKKARAAGIVVISHEASSMTNIDYDIEAFNNAEYGKHFMDLLGQITGGKGQYIVTVGSLTSESHNQWVDAGIALQKQKYPGMSQYGDKIETADNQSTSYNKVKEVLTANPNIAGIQGSAMPDVAGAALAVEELGLAGKVKIAGTSLVSVAGKYVKDGTIEMISFWDPALAGKAMVQLAVKVLNGEQITTGANLGVTGYENLTLNGKVLNGQAWIDVTKANVDDPAYAF; via the coding sequence ATGAAAAAAAAGATGTTACTTGCTTTAGCACTCCTGATGGTTGTTGCTACCGCCACATTTGCCGCCGGTTCTAAAGAAACCGGGTCAACCGAGAAAAGCTACAGAATTGCAGTAGTTCCAAAACTTACCAGTATTGCCTGGTTCCAAAGAATGGAAGTCGGGGTAAAAGAGTATGCAAAAGCTACTGGCGTAGACGCTTTCTACACTGGCCCCTCCGAAGGCGATGGTGCTCTCCAGGCCCAGGCAATCGAAGACTTGATTTCACAGGGTGTTGATGCAATCTGTGTTGTTCCTTTCTCAACCGAAGCTCTTGAGCCTGTCCTCAAGAAAGCAAGGGCTGCAGGAATCGTAGTTATCTCCCATGAAGCTTCTAGCATGACCAACATCGATTATGATATCGAAGCATTCAACAATGCAGAATATGGCAAGCATTTCATGGACCTTCTCGGACAAATCACTGGCGGAAAAGGCCAGTACATTGTAACAGTCGGTTCTTTGACCAGTGAATCACACAATCAGTGGGTCGACGCCGGCATTGCTTTGCAGAAGCAGAAATATCCTGGAATGAGCCAATATGGTGATAAGATTGAGACTGCAGACAACCAGTCCACCTCGTACAACAAGGTGAAAGAAGTTTTGACCGCCAATCCGAATATCGCTGGTATCCAGGGTTCTGCTATGCCTGACGTAGCTGGTGCCGCCCTTGCCGTAGAAGAGCTTGGACTCGCCGGAAAAGTCAAAATTGCAGGAACTTCCCTTGTTTCTGTCGCCGGTAAATATGTAAAAGACGGCACAATTGAAATGATTTCCTTCTGGGATCCAGCCCTTGCAGGAAAAGCCATGGTACAGCTCGCTGTCAAGGTTCTTAATGGCGAACAGATTACCACAGGTGCCAATCTTGGTGTTACCGGTTATGAAAACCTTACCCTCAACGGAAAGGTTCTCAATGGACAGGCTTGGATTGACGTAACCAAGGCTAACGTTGACGATCCTGCCTATGCTTTCTAA
- a CDS encoding HD domain-containing phosphohydrolase: MGKKSINPISHSNISILLSKGFLLFLSISLLSFSISVSTSQKKEELKQLHTLTQATSLALIREVETNYRRIYTALSQLSLQDYKANQDNWKQNAQYLGNTTDAIVSIIRTDKASNIQYAYTDKQQQATLDRINLKNTPMTEENFPIFDRFTLQGNIQAIINLEALCKPFEIENSGQFLFQLLKGDNVVYSSPNWVDIQNGIRIEQSLSIQDVQNLTLVCAPSPQSQRTLLYRYFEIQLVSFLLSFMACVTVFFAQRFYKYFKLNELRFHTLLDDVSLLAVILDMKGNITYCNDFFLAKTGWNKEEVIGTNYFNKFLPLEEQDLKKKIYSLITKGISFPYGEFPLLTKHKEIRWIQLNITMLKNTKGKIIGVAGLAEDITVRKSNENTLQKQFEFNKALFVVDQSITARKELDETLSLVLDQSIKQIGFDAGAILLFNTNNQCLEYKAGIGFKSKDIEQVCLPLGTGLAGMAALEKKAWLQNTLQTKQIDFIHTSIIEKEGFQKYWVVPLLVKGKVNGVFEAFWTTKSEFDASKADFFRALAQQTAIAIDSFTLFNKLQKSHAELFQAYDSTIEGWSQALDLRDKETQDHSLRVTEMTVALCRISGMSSRSLVHIRRGALLHDIGKMGIPDSILLKTDSLSESDWAIIKKHPDYAYALLYPIEYLRPALDIPYCHHEKWDGTGYPRGLKGEEIPLAARLFAVVDVWDALLSDRPYRKGWPQEKVYDYIQSLSGTHFDPDAVDLFLKTIKEQGENWK; encoded by the coding sequence ATGGGGAAAAAGAGCATTAATCCAATTTCTCATTCCAATATTTCTATTTTGCTGTCCAAAGGTTTTTTGCTATTTCTATCGATTTCGCTCCTATCCTTTTCAATCTCTGTTTCAACCTCACAAAAGAAAGAGGAACTAAAACAACTGCATACCCTAACCCAGGCAACCAGCCTTGCTTTGATCCGGGAAGTTGAGACCAATTATCGCCGAATATATACAGCACTCTCTCAGTTGTCCTTGCAGGACTACAAAGCAAATCAAGATAATTGGAAACAGAATGCACAATATCTGGGAAATACCACGGATGCAATCGTTTCAATCATTCGAACTGACAAAGCCTCAAACATACAATACGCGTATACAGACAAGCAGCAACAGGCAACACTCGATAGGATAAATCTAAAAAATACCCCCATGACCGAAGAAAACTTTCCAATTTTCGATAGGTTTACATTGCAGGGAAATATCCAAGCAATTATTAATCTGGAAGCCCTATGCAAACCTTTTGAAATTGAAAACTCAGGGCAATTCTTGTTCCAACTGTTAAAAGGCGACAATGTAGTCTATTCCTCCCCAAACTGGGTGGATATCCAAAACGGAATCCGCATTGAGCAATCCCTTTCGATACAGGATGTACAGAATCTCACCCTCGTCTGCGCACCTTCCCCACAGAGCCAGAGAACCCTCCTGTATCGATATTTCGAAATCCAATTAGTAAGCTTCCTGTTGAGTTTTATGGCCTGCGTAACTGTATTCTTCGCCCAGCGGTTTTATAAATATTTCAAGCTAAATGAATTGCGTTTCCATACGCTTCTCGATGACGTAAGCCTTCTGGCTGTAATCCTTGACATGAAGGGCAACATAACGTATTGCAATGATTTCTTCCTGGCAAAAACAGGATGGAACAAGGAAGAAGTAATAGGAACGAATTACTTTAACAAATTCCTTCCCCTTGAAGAACAAGATCTGAAGAAGAAAATCTATTCATTGATAACAAAGGGTATTTCTTTTCCCTATGGGGAGTTTCCTCTCCTTACCAAACACAAAGAAATTCGATGGATCCAACTCAATATAACCATGCTGAAAAACACAAAAGGTAAAATTATCGGAGTTGCAGGACTTGCTGAAGATATTACCGTGCGAAAATCAAATGAAAACACGTTACAAAAACAATTTGAATTCAATAAGGCTTTATTTGTCGTTGACCAGTCCATCACTGCGAGAAAGGAACTCGACGAAACGCTTTCTTTGGTACTGGATCAATCGATCAAACAAATAGGCTTTGATGCAGGAGCCATACTTCTCTTTAATACCAATAATCAGTGCCTGGAATACAAGGCGGGAATAGGATTTAAGTCAAAGGACATTGAACAAGTATGCCTCCCCCTTGGTACAGGGCTTGCTGGAATGGCTGCGCTTGAAAAAAAAGCCTGGTTGCAGAATACACTCCAAACAAAACAAATTGATTTTATCCATACATCCATTATCGAGAAGGAAGGTTTTCAAAAATATTGGGTAGTACCACTTTTGGTAAAGGGAAAAGTGAACGGGGTTTTTGAAGCATTCTGGACTACAAAAAGTGAATTTGATGCATCAAAGGCAGACTTTTTCAGGGCCCTCGCCCAACAGACTGCAATCGCAATAGACAGTTTTACGCTTTTCAACAAATTGCAGAAATCCCATGCAGAATTGTTCCAGGCCTATGACTCGACTATAGAAGGCTGGTCCCAGGCCCTTGATTTACGAGACAAGGAAACACAAGACCATTCCCTTCGCGTGACTGAAATGACGGTAGCACTCTGTCGTATTTCGGGAATGTCTTCGAGAAGCTTGGTCCATATACGGAGGGGTGCCTTGTTACACGATATCGGGAAAATGGGAATACCTGACAGCATTCTGTTAAAAACTGATTCATTGTCAGAGAGTGATTGGGCTATCATTAAAAAACACCCAGATTATGCTTATGCTTTGCTTTACCCTATCGAATACCTTCGCCCTGCCTTGGACATTCCCTACTGCCATCATGAAAAATGGGACGGAACCGGCTACCCAAGGGGATTGAAAGGAGAGGAAATCCCGCTTGCTGCGCGGTTGTTTGCAGTAGTGGATGTCTGGGATGCCCTCCTATCCGACCGACCTTATCGCAAGGGTTGGCCACAAGAAAAAGTGTATGACTACATTCAAAGTTTGTCAGGGACGCATTTCGATCCAGATGCAGTCGACCTTTTTTTAAAGACAATCAAAGAACAGGGGGAAAACTGGAAATAG
- a CDS encoding P13 family porin, translating into MKKPIVLFCVVLFSLSLVFASDSPVASISLMIDANLSGNYDKISEESESLSAYEKMSIFSMHESSPTLPFVVNLLVGAGIGSFIQGDSKGGFTALITEVVGVGLYAAGYASVYSTASLDGELSAGGSALMLLGVGALLGGRIYEWIRPFSYSKQYNNQLHSALLGKTEVLITPVVTAVNNQMALGMVGKVSF; encoded by the coding sequence ATGAAAAAACCAATCGTACTGTTCTGTGTAGTCCTGTTTTCACTTTCACTTGTTTTTGCCTCAGATTCTCCGGTTGCATCGATTTCCTTGATGATCGATGCAAATTTATCTGGCAATTACGACAAGATCAGTGAAGAATCGGAAAGTCTGTCTGCTTATGAGAAGATGTCTATTTTCTCCATGCATGAAAGCTCACCGACGCTTCCTTTTGTGGTGAATCTTCTTGTCGGTGCAGGTATAGGCTCTTTTATCCAGGGAGATTCTAAAGGTGGCTTCACTGCCTTGATCACAGAAGTCGTAGGGGTAGGGCTGTATGCGGCAGGTTATGCAAGTGTCTATTCCACTGCATCTCTTGACGGGGAGTTGTCTGCAGGCGGTTCTGCTCTGATGCTTCTTGGAGTGGGTGCCTTGCTTGGTGGCAGAATCTATGAATGGATACGGCCTTTTTCCTATTCCAAGCAATATAACAACCAACTGCACTCAGCTTTGCTGGGAAAGACGGAAGTCTTGATAACCCCTGTGGTCACCGCTGTCAATAACCAGATGGCATTGGGTATGGTTGGAAAAGTTTCCTTCTAG
- a CDS encoding ureidoglycolate lyase encodes MKTIKAKQLSKEAFNEYGSFYNLLEPRGHNLGTFYHDHVLFPVAGNKVVGFSALVCAKGEKMVISAAEYHNTTGEMILSLDGDVIVHVAPPSTKPVPELTEAFYVPAGTLVKLNAGVWHLAPFAVNTEVTHLMIALPERTYMNDCVVVEYPLEDQIEVIL; translated from the coding sequence ATGAAAACAATCAAAGCTAAGCAATTGTCTAAAGAAGCCTTCAATGAGTATGGGAGTTTCTATAACCTTCTGGAACCCAGAGGGCACAATTTGGGAACATTCTATCATGACCATGTACTGTTCCCGGTAGCAGGGAATAAGGTAGTGGGGTTTTCCGCCCTTGTCTGCGCCAAAGGGGAAAAGATGGTCATCAGTGCAGCTGAATACCACAATACTACAGGGGAGATGATCCTTTCACTCGATGGGGATGTAATCGTACATGTAGCCCCGCCTTCCACCAAGCCGGTTCCAGAATTGACCGAAGCATTCTATGTCCCGGCTGGAACCTTGGTGAAACTCAATGCAGGAGTCTGGCATCTTGCCCCGTTCGCTGTAAACACCGAAGTGACCCATCTCATGATTGCCCTGCCTGAGCGTACCTATATGAACGACTGTGTCGTTGTCGAATATCCACTGGAAGACCAGATAGAAGTCATTCTATAA
- a CDS encoding ABC transporter permease produces the protein MTKPNTAFFKKANKNNLMLALLGVAIFVIMAIISPRAFLKPANLQGMSVQFPEFGILCFGMMLAMISGGIDLSLVGIANLSSIVAATIMIHFGGSVYSVLLGILGALLVGACCGVFNGFLIGYLKIPAMLVTLCGLQLFTGLGLAITRGPAMTGLPESFGKIANGSLIGGIPNTVILFIIVSVVIAYLLRSTVYGHQLSFMGTNEIASRYSGINNLKVTIYTYMASGILGSIGGILISSHYNSAKSDYGKSYTLLTLLIVVLGGTDPNGGKGNVLGVALAVVVLQMVSSAFNILRVNSFVKTFVWGLILIGTMVVSKIVESKKSDR, from the coding sequence ATGACCAAACCTAACACGGCCTTCTTCAAAAAGGCAAATAAAAATAATCTAATGCTCGCTTTGCTAGGAGTTGCCATTTTTGTCATCATGGCAATCATATCCCCGAGGGCGTTTTTAAAACCAGCCAACCTGCAGGGCATGAGTGTTCAGTTTCCTGAATTCGGGATTCTTTGTTTCGGAATGATGCTCGCTATGATTAGCGGCGGCATCGACCTCTCTTTGGTAGGGATTGCCAATCTTTCAAGCATTGTGGCAGCAACGATCATGATTCATTTCGGAGGTTCAGTCTATTCGGTGCTTCTGGGAATCCTGGGAGCCTTGCTTGTCGGGGCCTGCTGCGGGGTTTTCAACGGGTTTTTAATCGGATATCTGAAGATTCCTGCAATGCTTGTAACCTTGTGCGGTCTCCAGCTCTTTACTGGCTTGGGCCTTGCCATAACGCGTGGACCCGCCATGACTGGCTTGCCGGAAAGCTTTGGTAAAATTGCAAATGGCAGCTTGATCGGGGGAATTCCCAATACGGTCATCCTCTTTATCATCGTTTCAGTAGTCATTGCCTATCTGCTTAGATCTACTGTATATGGTCATCAGCTCTCTTTTATGGGCACCAATGAGATTGCTTCCCGGTATTCTGGGATCAACAATTTGAAGGTTACCATCTACACCTACATGGCTAGTGGTATTCTGGGGTCAATCGGGGGAATTTTGATTTCCTCGCATTACAATTCTGCAAAGTCAGATTACGGGAAGTCCTACACTTTGCTTACCCTGCTTATTGTCGTACTGGGGGGAACCGACCCCAATGGAGGCAAGGGAAATGTGCTTGGAGTCGCTCTGGCAGTCGTGGTACTGCAAATGGTTTCGAGTGCTTTCAATATACTGAGGGTTAACTCGTTTGTAAAAACCTTCGTTTGGGGCCTTATCCTGATCGGCACCATGGTAGTTTCGAAAATCGTTGAATCTAAGAAGTCGGATAGATAA
- a CDS encoding ABC transporter permease yields MNNRIKTRLLTNEAIVAYTIIVLSLLIGFINPAFLEFSTVITLSRAMLITLIFAILEMVIIISGGIDVSFPAIACFSSYATLKLILHFQIDSILFFYIVAGVIGILFGLLNAFLIAKLDLPALIATLGVSSVANGATLAFLGTNEYSNIPEHIDSLSKSFLFSYQNSKGITFQMTSLILIPIVLLLVVFIFLRFTTFGRGIYAIGGDKNAARIAGFNIKKIQYTIYMAAGFLSAIGGVTYTILMRQGSPQNLMGAEMMVIAAVVVGGTRITGGHGTVIGTLLGVLLIALVQNNLIMVGVPVHFQTFVVGLIIVLGTGITSIRAKHIANSSKV; encoded by the coding sequence ATGAATAACAGAATCAAAACACGGCTTCTGACCAATGAAGCAATCGTCGCCTATACTATCATTGTCCTATCTTTGCTTATCGGATTCATCAATCCGGCCTTCCTTGAATTCTCCACGGTAATCACCTTGTCAAGGGCAATGCTCATTACCTTGATTTTTGCCATCCTTGAGATGGTGATTATCATTTCGGGAGGGATTGATGTCTCATTCCCGGCTATCGCCTGTTTTTCTTCCTATGCGACGCTCAAACTCATCCTGCACTTCCAAATCGACAGTATCCTTTTCTTCTATATTGTTGCAGGGGTCATTGGGATTCTCTTCGGTTTGCTGAACGCTTTTCTGATAGCAAAGCTCGATTTACCGGCCTTGATCGCCACATTGGGGGTAAGCAGCGTTGCAAATGGTGCTACCCTAGCCTTTTTAGGGACGAATGAATATTCAAACATCCCCGAGCACATCGACAGCCTTTCAAAATCATTCCTGTTTTCCTATCAGAACAGCAAGGGTATCACCTTCCAGATGACCTCTTTGATCCTTATTCCAATTGTGCTGCTGCTAGTGGTATTCATCTTCTTGAGGTTCACTACCTTCGGAAGGGGGATCTATGCAATCGGGGGAGATAAAAACGCTGCCCGAATTGCCGGATTCAATATAAAGAAAATCCAATACACTATTTATATGGCCGCAGGGTTCCTCTCTGCAATAGGAGGCGTCACCTACACGATCCTCATGAGACAGGGAAGCCCACAGAACCTGATGGGTGCAGAGATGATGGTAATCGCTGCAGTTGTCGTAGGGGGAACGCGTATCACCGGAGGTCATGGAACGGTTATCGGCACATTGCTGGGAGTTCTGCTCATCGCCTTGGTACAGAACAATCTGATCATGGTTGGGGTTCCCGTTCATTTCCAGACGTTTGTGGTCGGCTTGATCATTGTCCTTGGAACAGGCATTACCTCGATTCGGGCTAAACATATAGCGAACAGTTCCAAGGTATAA
- a CDS encoding sugar ABC transporter ATP-binding protein, with translation MPSSFLRMEGIYKDFTGVKALKNVDFEIQTGEIHCLAGENGCGKSTLIKIISGAHEASGGKIFIEGSEIHKLSPIVSIKKGIQVIYQDFAVFPNLTVSENIAMNKALMTDQKTMNWKKARSLALEAMEKIGAHMDPDMLVERLSVSNKQMVAICRAIINDAKLLILDEPTTALTFREVEMLYDVLRNLKRKGMAVVIVNHKLDEIYEIADRLTILRNGENVATGKIGEFDRNRFIQCMTGREIVDSLYEPAPSDEKILQVEHLALHGAFEDVSFILNKGDVLGITGLLGSGRSEVGDALFGISPADSGTIKLNGKEITIKSIHDATKHRIGYVPEDRLTQGLFLTRSIRDNTVAASISKYLKKGRIDTAELDEVAKHWIKKIGCVASCTEAPIKTLSGGNAQKMVIAKWMNTEPDLLILNGPTVGVDIGSKFDIHTILHELAASGVGIIIISDDLSELYYNCNKLVIMNQGKSSGLFETKTLSEEQLSTLLHGDITEMKNE, from the coding sequence ATGCCTAGCAGTTTTTTAAGAATGGAAGGCATTTACAAGGACTTTACCGGGGTAAAGGCTTTGAAAAATGTCGACTTTGAAATCCAAACAGGAGAGATCCATTGCCTTGCCGGTGAAAACGGTTGCGGGAAATCGACCTTAATCAAGATTATCTCAGGGGCACATGAGGCCTCAGGCGGAAAGATTTTCATCGAAGGATCGGAGATACATAAACTCTCCCCCATTGTATCTATCAAAAAAGGCATTCAGGTTATCTACCAGGATTTTGCTGTATTTCCCAATTTGACGGTTAGTGAGAACATTGCCATGAACAAAGCACTCATGACCGACCAGAAGACGATGAACTGGAAAAAAGCCAGGAGTCTTGCCTTGGAGGCAATGGAGAAAATTGGGGCTCACATGGATCCTGACATGCTTGTCGAACGGTTGTCCGTCTCGAATAAGCAGATGGTTGCCATCTGCAGGGCAATTATCAATGATGCAAAGCTCCTCATCCTTGACGAGCCGACAACAGCCCTCACGTTCCGCGAAGTCGAAATGTTGTACGATGTATTACGTAATCTGAAACGGAAGGGAATGGCAGTGGTGATCGTAAACCACAAACTAGACGAAATTTATGAAATTGCAGACAGATTGACTATCTTGCGCAACGGGGAGAACGTTGCAACCGGCAAGATCGGTGAATTCGACCGCAATCGTTTCATACAGTGCATGACAGGTCGTGAGATTGTTGACTCATTGTATGAACCGGCCCCAAGCGATGAAAAGATCCTCCAAGTAGAGCATCTTGCGCTCCATGGCGCTTTCGAGGATGTTTCCTTTATCCTTAACAAAGGGGACGTGCTGGGAATCACAGGATTGCTCGGGTCTGGGAGAAGTGAAGTCGGGGATGCTCTCTTTGGCATATCCCCTGCCGATAGCGGCACTATCAAATTGAATGGAAAAGAAATTACGATCAAGTCAATCCATGATGCGACAAAACATCGCATCGGGTATGTACCGGAAGACCGTTTGACCCAGGGATTGTTCCTTACACGCTCCATCAGGGACAATACAGTAGCAGCCTCCATATCCAAATATCTTAAAAAAGGAAGGATAGACACCGCAGAGCTCGATGAGGTTGCAAAACATTGGATCAAGAAAATCGGTTGTGTCGCATCCTGTACAGAGGCACCGATAAAGACACTTTCAGGCGGCAATGCCCAGAAGATGGTCATTGCAAAATGGATGAATACAGAACCTGATTTGCTTATCCTCAACGGCCCGACAGTAGGAGTCGATATCGGATCAAAATTCGATATCCATACGATCTTGCATGAATTGGCTGCTTCAGGGGTCGGGATAATCATCATCTCCGATGATTTGAGCGAACTGTATTATAACTGTAACAAGCTGGTGATTATGAACCAGGGAAAATCTTCCGGGCTTTTCGAGACGAAGACACTCTCTGAGGAACAACTCAGCACATTGCTACATGGTGATATCACGGAGATGAAGAATGAATAA
- a CDS encoding dihydroxyacetone kinase subunit DhaK codes for MKKIINKPENYVNEMLKGLYVAHPDLITYTNDDVRCLVTANKKEGKVGLATGGGSGHLPLFLGYVGKGMLDGCSVGDVFQSPSAEQMHAVTKYIDGGAGVLYIYGNYNGDIFNFDMAAEMADFEDDIRVESLVAGDDVASAGPSAPGEKNTRRGVAGIVFVYKVAGGAADAMLSLDEVKRIATKAAANVRTMGVALTPCIVPRVGKMGFSIGDDEMEIGMGIHGETGIRRGKLETADEITVEMLDQILADLPFYSGDEVAVLVNGLGATPLDEQYIVTRKIDEHLAGVGIKVHRYYIGEYATSLEMAGFSISLMKLDDELKTYLDAPAQTPFFVQL; via the coding sequence ATGAAGAAGATTATCAACAAGCCGGAAAATTACGTTAACGAGATGCTCAAAGGCCTCTATGTAGCACATCCTGATCTCATTACCTATACGAACGATGATGTCAGATGCCTTGTTACTGCCAACAAGAAAGAAGGCAAGGTTGGCCTTGCAACCGGTGGCGGTTCAGGCCATCTCCCCCTATTTCTCGGCTATGTAGGCAAAGGAATGCTCGACGGATGTTCCGTTGGTGACGTTTTCCAGTCCCCAAGCGCTGAACAGATGCATGCAGTGACTAAATACATCGATGGTGGGGCTGGAGTTTTGTACATCTATGGCAATTACAATGGCGATATCTTCAACTTCGATATGGCAGCCGAAATGGCTGACTTTGAAGATGATATACGTGTAGAAAGCCTGGTAGCCGGCGATGATGTCGCTTCTGCAGGTCCTTCTGCCCCCGGGGAAAAGAATACCCGACGTGGCGTTGCCGGCATTGTGTTTGTATACAAGGTAGCTGGGGGCGCAGCTGATGCCATGCTCAGCTTGGACGAGGTAAAGAGAATCGCAACAAAAGCTGCGGCAAATGTCCGAACTATGGGTGTAGCCCTAACCCCTTGTATCGTTCCTCGCGTCGGGAAGATGGGATTCTCCATCGGAGACGACGAGATGGAAATCGGGATGGGCATTCATGGGGAAACAGGAATCCGCAGGGGCAAACTCGAAACTGCTGATGAGATTACCGTTGAGATGCTGGACCAAATTCTTGCCGACTTACCGTTTTACAGTGGAGATGAGGTCGCTGTCCTGGTAAATGGACTGGGAGCTACCCCTCTCGATGAGCAGTACATTGTAACCCGCAAAATTGACGAACACCTTGCAGGAGTTGGGATCAAAGTACATCGATACTATATCGGTGAATATGCAACCTCCCTTGAAATGGCTGGATTCTCAATTTCCCTTATGAAACTCGATGACGAATTGAAAACGTATCTTGACGCACCGGCACAGACACCGTTCTTTGTTCAGTTGTAA
- a CDS encoding dihydroxyacetone kinase family protein, with the protein MDNSIIRSFLEQAASIMVENRDRLIDLDSVVGDGDLGLTMSDGFVAAFQAIQDSEEADAGKMLYFAGKAMSTAVPSTMGTLMASGLMQAGKVLKGKTTLVATDFIDLFQAYFDGVANRGKAKIGDKTFLDGLNPAIEALKDSIGEGKTLQEASQDASLAAQKGYEATVGMLAIHGRAATRGEASRQLLDPGAAVAALLMKAFAVALQ; encoded by the coding sequence ATGGACAATTCCATAATCCGTTCATTTCTTGAGCAGGCTGCCTCAATTATGGTGGAAAACAGAGACCGCCTCATCGACCTTGACAGTGTCGTTGGGGATGGCGATTTAGGACTTACGATGTCTGATGGGTTTGTTGCAGCTTTCCAGGCAATTCAGGACAGCGAAGAAGCCGATGCAGGCAAGATGCTTTACTTTGCGGGGAAAGCCATGTCTACGGCTGTCCCCTCTACAATGGGAACGCTTATGGCATCTGGCTTGATGCAGGCAGGGAAAGTATTGAAAGGCAAAACCACACTGGTTGCAACAGACTTCATTGATTTGTTCCAGGCCTATTTCGACGGTGTCGCCAACCGTGGGAAAGCAAAGATCGGAGACAAAACGTTCCTCGATGGCCTAAACCCGGCAATTGAAGCTTTGAAAGATTCGATTGGTGAGGGAAAGACATTACAAGAAGCCTCCCAAGATGCTTCGCTCGCTGCCCAGAAAGGCTATGAGGCAACAGTAGGGATGCTTGCAATCCATGGAAGGGCTGCCACCCGTGGAGAAGCTTCCAGACAATTGCTAGACCCGGGAGCTGCCGTTGCTGCCTTATTGATGAAGGCCTTTGCCGTAGCACTGCAATAA